In one Drosophila albomicans strain 15112-1751.03 chromosome X, ASM965048v2, whole genome shotgun sequence genomic region, the following are encoded:
- the LOC117567350 gene encoding uncharacterized protein LOC117567350, whose amino-acid sequence MPCSKVLITLSALLLLSLLAVVSAFGNEYVHIKVHVPKDQAPSIAVDAEPVSPHKVIHHFHHHAPPHQRLRGRAPPPSKLKTSPLLESVILSDLDKPLHMSEHADYLNHAKELAEHLSETYVVKKAPPPPPKKKVNTYTIIEEKHRSNGYDYEPRPQHDVDTYHVIDKRPQHQYHKQQHQHQHHYHQQPDDDDDDVGYHYAAPGRVHRNKAPYLSGAYAEPAPVEEPSDLDQGYSYTPPSYPSARAPAHTLEAPDESPLETQYLFDYGPSGGGGSSSGFRPSPQLHTQPQDIYEDDIDAYAGPLPTRRRRPSSQDWASRSGYSGNGVDSYKAGHVQGLGSSRYPQTGPYL is encoded by the coding sequence ATGCCGTGCAGTAAGGTGTTGATAACGTTGTCagctctgttgctgctgtcgctgctggcAGTCGTGTCAGCCTTTGGCAACGAATATGTGCACATTAAAGTGCACGTGCCCAAGGATCAGGCACCGAGCATTGCCGTCGATGCCGAGCCCGTCTCACCGCACAAAGTCATCCATCACTTTCACCACCATGCGCCACCACATCAGAGATTACGCGGACGTGCACCACCGCCGTCCAAGCTGAAGACAAGTCCGCTGCTGGAGAGCGTCATTTTATCGGACTTGGATAAACCGCTGCATATGAGCGAGCATGCGGATTATCTTAATCACGCCAAGGAGCTGGCCGAGCATCTCAGCGAAACGTATGTGGTCAAAAAGGCGCCACCTCCGCCGCCCAAAAAGAAGGTCAACACGTACACCATCATTGAGGAGAAACATCGTTCCAATGGCTACGATTATGAGCCGCGACCACAGCATGATGTGGACACTTATCACGTGATTGACAAGCGACCACAACATCAATACcataagcagcagcatcagcatcagcaccACTATCATCAGCAGcccgacgatgacgatgacgatgtggGCTATCATTATGCCGCCCCAGGACGAGTGCATCGCAACAAGGCGCCGTACTTGAGCGGCGCCTATGCAGAGCCAGCGCCCGTTGAGGAACCTTCGGATTTGGATCAGGGTTACAGCTACACGCCGCCTTCCTATCCGTCAGCTCGTGCACCCGCTCACACGCTGGAAGCGCCGGATGAATCGCCCCTAGAGACGCAATATCTATTCGATTACGGGCCAAGCGGCGGCGGCGGGAGCAGCAGTGGTTTCCGACCATCTCCACAACTGCACACACAGCCACAGGATATCTATGAAGACGATATTGATGCCTATGCAGGTCCATTGCCCACACGGCGGCGTCGTCCCAGCTCCCAGGATTGGGCAAGTCGCTCTGGCTATAGCGGTAACGGCGTCGATAGCTATAAGGCGGGACACGTGCAGGGCCTAGGTAGTAGTCGGTATCCACAAACCGGACCCTATCTATAA
- the LOC117567344 gene encoding uncharacterized protein LOC117567344 translates to MYTAETNEMHESIEDNANNNEKIKKVKKERKKKENRGIDEDHLEVERLDLSPHFSNKPIKILLPECPVSAEILSLANDWMVNVSIECPRNSIFDLMQVAYNFYMPRLRIDLLSCLDDRSAFSTEDIVHLYFRAQKTRVADVSILMLHAVGQHFLLIVHTDEFRDLEWHALRDLLHSSLLYVHSEIEVLYSVFIWLYTAYDDRINDLAGVLEGVRFQQMPPVFLVTLGTLLTELDVELADKLCPNMQMGMLIQQECYQCDIEVGNGVELERVWIEDPECPYLNDVKKGKYIDHEVFLKYVERLTNLDAFTSRIYVKSNKNVLQLTEISQSE, encoded by the exons ATGTATACAGCAGAAACCAATGAAATGCACGAATCTATAGAAgacaatgcaaataataatgaaaagatTAAGAAGGTAAAAAAGGAACGcaagaagaaagaaaacagAGGGATCGATGAGGATCACTTGGAGGTAGAACGCTTAGATCTTAGCCCGCATTTTTCCAATAAGCCAATTAAG ATTCTGCTGCCTGAGTGTCCTGTGAGCGCAGAGATTTTGTCCTTGGCCAACGACTGGATGGTCAACGTTAGCATCGAGTGTCCACGTAATTCCATATTTGATCTCATGCAGGTTgcctacaatttttatatgccaCGCCTGCGAATCGATTTATTAAGTTGCTTGGATGATAGAAGCGCATTCAGCACCGAAGACATTGTGCACTTATATTTCAGGGCACAGAAAACGCGAGTCGCCGatgttagtattttaatgCTGCATGCGGTGGGCCAACATTTTCTCTTGATCGTTCACACGGATGAGTTTCGTGATTTGGAGTGGCATGCCTTGCGTGATTTACTCCACTCGAGTCTGTTGTATGTGCACTCGGAGATTGAGGTGTTGTACTCGGTGTTCATTTGGCTCTACACCGCGTACGATGATCGCATTAATGATCTGGCCGGTGTGCTGGAAGGAGTGCGCTTCCAGCAGATGCCGCCCGTATTTCTTGTTACACTGGGCACATTGCTGACGGAGCTGGACGTCGAACTGGCCGATAAACTATGTCCCAATATGCAGATGGGAATGTTGATTCAACAGGAATGCTATCAGTGTGACATTGAAGTGGGCAATGGAGTGGAATTGGAACGAGTCTGGATCGAAGATCCCGAGTGTCCATATCTCAACGATGTCAAGAAGGGGAAATATATCGATCATGAAGTATTTTTGAAGTACGTAGAGAGACTCACTAATTTGGATGCTTTCACATCGCGCATCTACGTTAAGAGTAACAAGAATGTTTTGCAATTAACAGAAATTTCGCAAAGTGAGtga
- the LOC117572539 gene encoding FAST kinase domain-containing protein 5, mitochondrial translates to MLWITRISLQRGLAIVQQAQRPLLYRGIRTAPTMPARLFVDAENQYAHSILSGSLKPYQIARIGDLFNNAAASCEEAPQHVLAPNEHRTKPADLYEDLLALVQFCSQTQTQISDERFADFVRIFCEELHRLSDEQLVGSLRSLQQLPTPESTKTANYMELWNTLDIECCRRIEGWSSAQLLLVSDAWYQLGLVRIGEFVWLALRKLGRKVRKLPPEQLVQSMFLCNLLRRPVFEMFDFEHNLAQCVQQMTLPELGVMAMGFFKTQTPIRNPELLQQLFDRLEAQLDTVEDITLVALLKILRYSSKLQQVDAVNHLLNALQPQVERVSLLTCLHMALLGCELQTCNDELVERILLRFEHSLDEARLKDLERICLVIALFNLRTPSGVEHRLVQRVPQLLRSRIDEILRYPRCYTNCLQFLSMRQVCDIELLTVALEPRFVRHVYRSGMPGREYFHLDSLAQLLGAEYTGAFLTEKQRQQMGKLYTQYVPDGNFKLNKTDRVMLEIRDALGSLLRTHVHAKHLLPHFDRCDLVVCYDRQQQRVLPLSADCPADYTGVLLTRQHLLGEREAPHVETLAVVVAGWNNVIRDKERPTGQFAMKLQQLRQMGHKPVVIYWHEWRELETSADRQDFLKRRLRQAANI, encoded by the exons ATGCTGTGGATTACAAGGATAAGCTTGCAACGTGGCCTGGCCATCGTGCAGCAGGCGCAACGTCCGCTGCTGTACCGTGGCATACGCACAGCGCCCACAATGCCGGCTCGTCTCTTCGTCGATGCGGAGAATCAGTATGCGCACAGCATTTTGTCCGGCTCCCTCAAGCCGTACCAAATTGCACGTATTGGCGACTTATTCAACAATGCAGCGGCCAGCTGCGAAGAGGCGCCACAACATGTGCTAGCGCCCAATGAGCATAGAACAAAACCTGCCGATTTGTACGAGGATCTGTTGGCGCTCGTTCAGTTTTGCTCCCAGACGCAAACGCAGATCAGTGACGAACGCTTTGCGGACTTTGTGCGCATCTTCTGTGAGGAATTGCACCGTCTCAGTGACGAACAGTTAGTGGGCTCGCTGCGCAGTCTGCAACAGTTGCCCACACCGGAGTCCACGAAAACGGCCAACTACATGGAACTGTGGAACACGCTGGACATCGAGTGCTGTCGCCGCATCGAGGGCTGGTCAAGTgcccagctgctgctggtgagCGATGCCTGGTATCAGCTGGGATTGGTGCGCATCGGTGAATTTGTGTGGTTGGCGCTGCGCAAGCTGGGACGCAAGGTGCGCAAGTTGCCGCCGGAGCAATTGGTGCAATCGATGTTTCTATGCAATCTGTTGCGCCGACCGGTGTTCGAGATGTTCGACTTCGAGCACAATCTGGCACAGTGTGTGCAACAGATGACACTCCCGGAGTTGGGCGTCATGGCGATGGGTTTCTTCAAGACACAGACACCCATCCGGAATCCGGAGTTGTTGCAGCAGCTCTTCGACCGCCTGGAGGCGCAACTGGACACCGTCGAGGACATTACGCTGGTGGCGCTGCTCAAGATCTTGCGCTACAGCAGCAAGCTGCAGCAAGTGGATGCGGTGAATCATTTGCTGAACGCGTTGCAGCCACAAGTGGAGCGCGTCTCCCTTCTAACGTGTCTCCACATGGCGCTGCTTGGCTGCGAGCTGCAGACGTGCAACGATGAGCTCGTCGAGCGCATACTTCTGCGCTTCGAGCACTCCCTGGACGAGGCGCGTCTGAAGGATTTGGAGCGCATTTGTCTGGTAATTGCACTGTTCAATTTGCGCACACCCAGTGGTGTGGAGCACCGTCTGGTGCAGCGGGtgccgcagctgctgcgcAGTCGCATCGATGAGATCCTACGCTATCCACGTTGCTACACCAATTGCCTGCAATTCCTCAGCATGCGGCAAGTCTGCGATATCGAGCTGTTGACCGTGGCGCTCGAGCCGCGCTTCGTGCGTCACGTCTATCGCAGCGGGATGCCGGGCCGGGAGTACTTCCATCTGGACAGCTTGGCCCAGCTGCTGGGCGCGGAGTACACGGGTGCGTTCCTCACCGAGAAGCAGCGCCAGCAAATGGGCAAATTGTACACACAATATGTGCCCGATGGCAACTTCAAGCTGAACAAAACAGATCGCGTTATGCTGGAGATTCGCGATGCTCTCGGCAGTCTGCTGCGCACTCACGTCCATGCCAAGCATCTGTTGCCCCACTTTGATCGCTGTGATCTTGTCGTCTGCTACGAtcgccagcagcagcgcgTGTTGCCCTTGAGTGCTGACTGCCCAGCGGATTACACTGGTGTCCTGTTGACGCGGCAGCATCTGCTCGGCGAGCGGGAGGCGCCGCATGTGGAGACCCTTGCGGTTGTCGTCGCGGGGTGGAATAATGTGATCAGGGACAAGGAGCGGCCGACGGGACAGTTTGCCATGAAATTGCAGCAGTTGCGGCAGATGGGACACAAACCCGTTGTG atctATTGGCATGAATGGCGCGAACTGGAAACGTCAGCGGATCGTCAGGACTTTCTGAAGCGTCGGCTGCGCCAGGCGGCCAACATATGA
- the LOC117572338 gene encoding protein GPR107 produces the protein MSALASAHILNIKSIFVALIAALLTAPHVVLSRKHHVEVRNDMRPYIALSTFGFYTNGHLDVQLSRLRIADDQSTSGLFGLSLDKTTIDQLNPYLDSHQTKCILEEPPNNQNSGPILFFVLDLIELKVRVHCSPEWVNMHVYKNVAYRRKRNSHVGKVSDTALFTQPRVRRAVMPIDSEEAVDDLDDNSEEKPFKPDEEQSPQKLSSPIVAGKIEGAAKLKSEEPTPSIALAPKDVVKDAPIQPKASSSPATADAVPAAALPPAAIASGVLAADSEVAAEVAPAPPASIAAAATSSNSNSNSNSKLSNDAEVEPALPVDNSPGSASNFYESNSYRQSQNDLCNNFSLPLVKLTEDNINYYSFNFSMFVATPHDEGLYNLYFHACPNYDNPKKLSFNVDIEENNNGNYLSAGEMPLPALYFMMSLLFFLSGLFWVFILKKSKHTVYKIHYLMAVLVFLKSLSLMFHSINYHFIEKRGEHVETWAILYYIAHLLKGAVLFITIVLIGTGWTFIKHILSDKDKKIFMIVIPLQVLANVAQIITDESDQSDAEFRTWYKIFFFVDLLCCFAILLPIVWSIRHLHEASATDGKAAINLRKLKLFRQFYLMIICYIYFTRIIVYLLQMTVVFQYAWLDEMFREWATYVFFVLTGYKFRPVSSHPYFTVPDEDDDDEVEVLTESGLTETVHRVKPLNRSAHSNTITIIEGNDDERENLLIAKRESSHEYD, from the exons ATGAGTGCGCTAGCGTCAGCgcacatattaaatattaaatcaatatttgtgGCACTAATCGCAGCCCTGCTAACGGCACCCCATGTCGTCCTGTCGCGCAAACATCACGTGGAAGTGCGC AATGATATGCGACCGTATATTGCGCTGAGCACATTTGGTTTCTACACAAACGGACATTTGGACGTCCAGCTGAGTCGCTTGAGAATTGCCGACGATCAGTCAACGTCGGGTTTG TTTGGGCTGTCGCTGGACAAAACAACCATTGATCAGTTGAATCCGTATCTGGACTCGCATCAAACCAAATGCATTTTGGAGGAGCCACCTAACAATCAGAACAGCGGTCCCATACTTTTCTTTGTGCTCGATCTCATAGAGTTGAA GGTGCGGGTTCATTGCTCCCCAGAGTGGGTCAACATGCATGTCTACAAAAATGTCGCGTATCGCCGCAAACGCAACTCGCATGTGGGCAAGGTTAGCGACACTGCACTCTTTACGCAGCCGCGTGTGCGACGCGCTGTCATGCCCATTGATTCCGAGGAGGCGGTAGATGATCTTGATGATAATTCGGAGGAGAAACCTTTTAAGCCCGACGAAGAGCAATCACCACAGAAACTGTCTTCACCTATTGTAGCGGGCAAGATTGAGGGCGCTGCCAAGCTGAAGTCAGAGGAGCCCACACCATCAATTGCGCTGGCGCCGAAGGATGTGGTAAAGGATGCGCCAATACAGCCAAAGGCATCATCATCGCCAGCCACAGCTGATGCAGTTCCCGCTGCCGCTTTGCCGCCTGCGGCCATAGCCAGCGGTGTGCTAGCAGCGGACTCTGAAGTGGCTGCTGAAGTTGCTCCGGCGCCGCCAGCATCgattgctgcagctgccacgtcaagtaacagcaacagcaatagcaatagcaagcTTAGCAACGACGCTGAGGTGGAGCCGGCACTGCCCGTGGATAATTCACCGGGATCCGCGTCGAATTTCTACGAGTCGAACTCGTATCGCCAATCCCAGAACGATTTGTGCAATAATTTCAGTCTGCCGCTGGTTAAGCTAACCGAGGACAACATCAACTATTATAGCTTTAACTTTTCCATGTTTGTGGCAACGCCGCATGACGAGGGCTTGTACAATTTGTATTTCCACGCTTGTCCCAACTACGACAATCCGAAGAAGCTCTCGTTCAAT GTGGACATTGAGGAGAACAATAATGGCAATTATTTGTCGGCTGGCGAGATGCCTCTACCGGCTTTATACTTTATGATGAGtctgcttttctttttgtcgGGTCTCTTCTGGGTCTTCATACTGAAGAAGAGCAA gcACACCGTTTATAAGATACATTATTTGATGGCTGTGCTGGTTTTCCTCAAGTCGTTGTCATTGATGTTCCATTCCATAAACTATCATTTCATTGAGAAGCGCGGCGAGCATGTGGAAACCTGGGCCATACTCTACTACATTGCCCACTTGCTTAAGGGCGCCGTCTTGTTCATAACCATTGTGCTCATTGGCACTGGCTGGACATTCATTAAACACATACTCTCCGACAAGGACAAGAAGATCTTTATGATTGTCATTCCCCTGCAG GTGCTGGCGAATGTGGCACAAATCATAACGGATGAGTCGGATCAGAGCGATGCCGAGTTTCGCACCTGGTACAAGATTTTCTTCTTTGTGGATCTGCTGTGCTGCTTTGCCATACTGCTGCCCATTGTTTGGTCCATACGGCATCTGCATGAAGCATCCGCCACCGATGGCAAGGCTGCCATCAATCTGCGCAAACTAAAGCTATTCCGGCAATTCTATTTGATGATCATCTGTTACATTTACTTCACCCGCATCATTGTGTATTTGCTGCAGATGACCGTCGTCTTTCAGTATGCCTGGCTCGATGAGATGTTCAGAGAGTGGGCGACATATGTGTTCTTTGTGCTCACCGGCTACAAATTCCGTCCCGTATCATCGCATCCATATTTCACCGTTCCcgatgaggatgacgatgatgaggtGGAAGTCTTAACCGAATCGGGACTCACCGAGACGGTGCATCGTGTGAAGCCATTGAATCGATCGGCGCATTccaatacaattacaattatcGAGGGCAACGATGATGAGCGTGAGAATCTGTTGATTGCGAAACGAGAGTCGAGTCATGAGTACGATTAA
- the LOC117572343 gene encoding gustatory receptor 8a, with protein sequence MSGNIGQLLHSHLRFYQLLGLHGLPLPGDGWSENWAKWFRLFAGCLMIGFTALTVVCLTSSDVFLYQGDAFGWFNDILKYGFAEIAVFSIYAETIWHPRPLARFWQLYATLAPQPASTLRLQMRQHWRFLVTLYGTLSLEGLLVCSLASMQVMSRHIVLFWSTFQPFVLIVHLRNTQFVLHLELLRQQLLQLEHELALLAEYSTFASDVASFAGFEEYLRRRVRHKQLIYGRIYEMANCFLVAFRYSVLTVLLMIYVRIAVDCYFMYYTLYNKINIIDYYLLLPAVLEIPAFIYVSQSCMQLMPRIAHQLHSIVITSPALSLQIQNFSLQLLHQGVRIDCLGITVLDSYLLTRSVTAICTYMIFTVQLMPKLSGTYW encoded by the exons ATGAGTGGCAACATTGGCCAGTTGCTGCACAGTCATTTGCGCTTCTACCAGCTGCTAGGATTGCATGGACTGCCGCTGCCTGGTGATGGATGGTCTGAGAACTGGGCGAAATGGTTTCGCCTGTTCGCTGGTTGCCTGATGATCGGCTTCACGGCGTTGACTGTGGTGTGCTTGACCAGCTCGGATGTGTTTCTCTACCAGGGCGATGCCTTTGGCTGGTTCAACGATATACTCAAATACGGATTCGCCGAGATCGCCGTGTTCAGCATTTATGCAGAGACAATTTGGCATCCACGGCCACTGGCACGCTTTTGGCAATTGTATGCTACACTTGCTCCGCAGCCGGCGTCAACGTTGCGCCTACAGATGCGTCAGCATTGGCGCTTCCTGGTCACCTTGTATGGCACGCTGTCGCTAGAGGGTCTGCTCGTGTGCAGTTTGGCCAGCATGCAGGTGATGAGCCGGCATATTGTGCTCTTCTGGAGCACCTTTCAGCCCTTTGTGCTCATCGTGCATCTGCGGAACACACAGTTTGTTCTCCATCTGGAACTGTTgcgccagcagctgctgcagctggagcaTGAGCTGGCCCTGCTCGCCGAGTACTCGACGTTTGCCAGTGATGTGGCCAGTTTCGCTGGCTTCGAGGAGTATCTGCGACGTCGCGTGCGCCACAAGCAATTGATCTATGGTCGCATCTATGAGATGGCCAATTGTTTTCTGGTTGCCTTCAGGTATTCTGTGCTCACCGTCCTGTTGATGATCTATGTGCGTATCGCTGTCGATTGCTATTTTATGTACTACACGCTCTACAACAAGATCAACATTATTG ACTATTATCTACTGCTGCCGGCTGTGCTGGAGATTCCAGCATTTATTTACGTCTCGCAGAGCTGCATGCAACTCATGCCTCGCATTGCCCATCAGCTGCACAGCATAGTGATCACGTCGCCAGCTCTTTCGCTGCAGATCCAGAACTTTtcgctgcagttgctccaTCAGGGTGTACGCATCGATTGCCTGGGCATCACCGTTCTCGACAGCTATCTGTTGACACGC AGTGTCACCGCGATTTGTACATACATGATTTTTACGGTGCAACTGATGCCCAAGTTGAGTGGCACCTATTGGTAG